The following coding sequences are from one Schizosaccharomyces osmophilus chromosome 1, complete sequence window:
- the suc22 gene encoding ribonucleotide reductase small subunit Suc22 encodes MSSSEEFTFPKEKGEVVTYDSPSGPREIYVKSIKETFKFENVKEEEKMEGGDYYIGKAEDEKDEVILRPNPRRFVLFPIQYHEIWQFYKKAEASFWTAEEIDLSKDLIDWDSKLNGDERYFISTVLAYFAASDGIVNENLLERFSSEVQIPEARCVYGFQIMIENIHSETYSLLLDTYIRDPKEKERHFDAILTMGSITAKAKWAIRWINDPDSTYAIRLVAFAAVEGIFFSGSFASIFWLKKRGLMPGLTFSNELICRDEGLHTDFACLMFSHLKHRPGRKIVEAIIIEAVDIEKEYFTDALPASLLGMNKDLMCQYIEFVADRLLVSLGNDKYYNVTNPFDFMENISLAGKTNFFEKKVSDYQIAGVMSSAKAEDKDDHAFRLDEDF; translated from the coding sequence atgtCTAGTTCTGAAGAGTTCACCTTTCCCAAGGAAAAGGGAGAAGTCGTTACTTACGACAGTCCTTCCGGACCTCGCGAAATCTATGTCAAGTCTATCAAAGAAACCtttaaatttgaaaatgtaaaagaagaagagaaaatggAAGGAGGTGATTATTATATTGGTAAAGCTGAAGACGAAAAGGACGAAGTGATTCTTCGTCCTAATCCTCGTCgctttgttttatttcctATTCAATATCATGAGATTTGGCAATTCTATAAAAAAGCTGAAGCTTCTTTCTGGACTGCTGAAGAAATCGATCTTTCGAAGGATTTGATTGATTGGGATAGCAAGTTGAATGGTGACGAACGTTACTTTATATCTACAGTTCTCGCTTACTTTGCTGCCTCTGATGGTATTGTAAACGAAAATCTTTTAGAACGATTTAGTTCTGAAGTTCAGATTCCCGAAGCTCGTTGTGTGTACGGCTTCCAGATCATGATAGAGAACATCCACTCTGAAACTTATTCCTTACTTTTGGATACCTATATCCGTGAtcccaaagaaaaagaacgtCATTTCGATGCCATCCTCACCATGGGATCCATCACTGCAAAGGCCAAATGGGCTATTCGTTGGATTAATGATCCTGACTCCACTTATGCCATTCGTCTCGTTGCTTTTGCCGCTGTTGAaggtattttcttttctggaTCTTTTGCTTCGATTTTCTGGTTGAAGAAACGTGGTCTCATGCCTGGTTTGACCTTTTCCAACGAGTTAATTTGCCGTGATGAAGGTTTGCATACTGACTTTGCTTGTCTAATGTTCAGTCACTTGAAACATCGCCCTGGACGAAAGATTGTAGAAGCAATCATTATTGAGGCCGTtgatattgaaaaagaatatttcACAGATGCTCTTCCTGCCAGTTTACTTGGTATGAATAAGGATTTGATGTGCCAATACATTGAGTTTGTTGCTGATCGTCTTTTGGTCTCTCTTGGTAATGACAAGTATTACAACGTCACAAATCCCTTTGACTTTATGGAGAACATCTCTTTGGCTGGTAAAACCAACTTcttcgaaaagaaagtttcCGACTATCAAATCGCCGGTGTCATGTCTAGTGCCAAAGCTGAGGATAAAGACGATCACGCCTTCCGTCTTGATGAAGATTTTTAG
- the abh1 gene encoding tRNA demethylase: MENVNIFRAQEKRYKCPGDLVPDLSEVLDTRDPNSYGYDCLQTIRPDVFIYSKVPGLIILRNCVSPHLQKYLLEEIMFGQLQDAKNKTNLSPFYKLPLETDSIWRRYYDGKESDLVEGIPPTKPATVDRLIQKKLRWITLGEQYDWTEKVYPDPSLSPPFPRTLANFVEDLVQSYTDYRKWKAEAAIVNFYSPSDTLSAHVDKSEEDLTLPLISLSIGLDCIYLIGGSSRSEVPMALRLHSGDVVIMAGPSRQAFHAVPKILASTTPSHLLTESDQWNRWIRTKRINFNIRQVRNS; this comes from the exons ATggaaaatgtaaatatttttcgTGCACAAGAAAAGCGATATAAATGCCCCGGTGATCTAGTACCAGATTTATCAGAAGTACTAGACACAAGGGATCCAAATTCTTACGGATACGATTGCTTACAAACTATACGTCCGGATGTTTTCATATACTCCAAGGTTCCTGGGTTAAtcattttgagaaattGTGTTTCACCTCACTTGCAAAAATATTTACTAGAAGAAATAATGTTTGGGCAATTACAGGATgctaaaaacaaaacaaatctttctcctttttaCAAACTACCTTTGGAAACGGACAGTATTTGGAGACGGTACTATGATGGCAAAGAAAGTGACCTCGTGGAGGGGATCCCTCCTACAAAACCAGCTACGGTAGACAGActcattcaaaaaaaactcCGTTGGATTACCCTTGGTGAACAATATGACTGGACAGAGAAAGTGTATCCTGACCCATCGTTGTCTCCTCCTTTCCCCAGAACGCTGGCGAATTTCGTTGAAGATCTCGTGCAAAGCTACACAGACTACCGGAAATGGAAAGCCGAGGCTGCCATCGTAAATTTTTACTCTCCTAGTGACACACTCAGTGCCCACGTTGACAAATCCGAAGAAGACCTAACACTTCCTCTTATTTCCCTTTCTATAGGATTAGACTGTATTTACTTAATTGGAGGATCAAGTCGCTCTGAGGTTCCAATGGCTTTGCGATTGCATAGCGGAGACGTGGTGATTATGGCAGGGCCTTCAAGACAAGCATTCCATG CTGTGCCCAAAATTCTTGCATCAACGACTCCTTCTCATCTATTAACAGAAAGCGATCAATGGAACCGTTGGATTCGAACTAAACGCATTAACTTTAATATTCGTCAAGTACGAAACTCGTAG
- the nam9 gene encoding mitochondrial ribosomal protein subunit S4, with protein sequence MRGKPFISLKRMLLRPSWNKFNLYNIARKQLPSPSSGTLFQKKWIAKRETRAYHGPQLREYQLKNSFQPKVHGVTPSHENKNPIPFMSQMYAFIESRLDMSIHRAMFASSALQARQLVVHGKVSVNGLPEKRSYRVLKPGDLVTVEPKFVLHCVSALKSKNSQPASSEANTSTEKDGTSSNESKANPSNEENQETSLSKSTLDSKLESGMHNFSPKPYMALMAFIPSYLEVCFQTCSFVYVRDPVARPGLTEVPSPFPEDIHALAYSYYIRSRCMRQGAAHRQAKRLFPQRIHDPGFFRGPRDLYDPKKKSSKNSYSERYPVRRTKLPKLV encoded by the exons ATGAGAGGAAAGccatttatttctttgaagcGGATG CTTTTGCGCCCTTCATGGAACAAATTTAATCTATACAATATTGCTCGCAAGCAGTTACCTTCCCCAAGTAGCGGCacgctttttcaaaaaaaatggattgCAAAACGTGAAACAAGAGCATATCATGGACCTCAGCTACGTGAATATCAACTGAAAAACTCGTTTCAACCAAAAGTGCATGGAGTTACCCCTTCgcatgaaaacaaaaacccCATCCCCTTTATGTCACAGATGTATGCATTTATAGAATCACGACTGGATATGTCTATTCATCGTGCAATGTTTGCTTCCAGTGCTCTCCAAGCTCGTCAGTTGGTTGTGCACGGCAAAGTTAGTGTCAATGGTTTACCCGAAAAACGGAGCTACCGTGTGCTCAAACCAGGCGATCTGGTAACCGTTGAGCCCAAATTTGTTTTGCACTGTGTTTCTGCATTAAAATCCAAGAATTCACAACCAGCTTCTTCGGAAGCAAACACTTCTACCGAAAAGGATGGGACTTCTTCGAATGAATCTAAAGCGAACCCTTCCAACGAAGAGAACCAGGAAACGTCTTTGTCCAAATCAACTCTGGATTCTAAACTAGAAAGTGGTATGCATAACTTCTCTCCAAAACCCTATATGGCTCTTATGGCTTTTATCCCCTCTTACCTGGAAGTATGCTTCCAAACATGCTCTTTTGTGTATGTGCGCGATCCAGTAGCGCGTCCAGGGCTTACAGAAGTTCCTTCCCCCTTCCCCGAGGATATTCATGCTCTTGCTTACAGCTACTACATTCGTAGTCGATGCATGCGTCAAGGTGCTGCTCATCGTCAAGCAAAACGCCTGTTCCCTCAACGAATCCATGATCCAGGATTCTTCCGTGGTCCTCGTGATTTGTATGACcccaagaaaaaatcttcGAAGAACTCTTATTCTGAGAGATATCCTGTCCGCCGAACCAAGTTGCCCAAACTAGTATAA
- the mpg2 gene encoding mannose-1-phosphate guanyltransferase has translation MISSAVILVGGPSRGTRFRPLSFDVPKPLFKIGGREMIHHHLQALSKVESVKDVFLVGFYEESVFKDFIHEASVEFPMFHRIKYLREYNCLGTGGGLYHFRDQILKGHTDNVFVMHADVCCSFPLNELLQSHEAKNALVTLMATKVNKEDASNFGCLVEDSNTNRVLHYVDKPSSYLSNIISCGVYVFDASIFDEIKKAYERRIEEVEKQLRSLDDGMEDYLSLEDDVLAPLCSDSSKAIFAYNTPEFWRQIKTAGSAVPANSLYLQKAYHDGSLPNPDTEAEIIQPVFIHPSATVSRGAKIGPNVFIGARVHVDDGARIRNSIIQEDCEVSSQAVILHSILSRNCKIGKWSRVEGSPTLPSQHSTTIMRNHVKVQAITVMGADCHVHDEVRVQNCLVLPHKEIKVGLVGEIVM, from the exons ATGATTTCGTCTGCGGTCATTCTCGTCGGTGGTCCATCTCG TGGCACCCGTTTCCGTCCTCTCTCTTTTGATGTTCCCAAG CCCTTATTTAAAATAGGAGGTCGTGAAATGATTCATCATCACTTACAAGCTTTGTCAAAAGTCGAAAGTGTCAAGGATGTTTTTCTAGTTGGCTTTTATGAAGAGTCTGTCTTCAAAGACTTCATCCATGAAGCCTCTGTTGAGTTCCCCATGTTCCATCGTATCAAGTATCTCCGTGAATATAACTGCTTAGGCACAGGCGGTGGATTGTATCATTTCCGTGACCAAATTCTAAAAGGACATACAGACAACGTGTTTGTTATGCATGCTGATGTCTGCTGCAGCTTTCCCTTAAATGAGTTGTTGCAATCACACGAAGCAAAGAATGCTTTGGTTACCCTTATGGCTACCAAGGTAAACAAGGAAGATGCCAGTAACTTTGGTTGCCTTGTTGAGGACTCCAACACCAACCGTGTTTTGCACTATGTCGATAAGCCTAGTTCTTACTTGTCAAACATCATTTCTTGTGGtgtttatgtttttgatgCCTCTATTTTCGACGAAATTAAAAAGGCTTATGAGCGTCGTATTGAGGAAGTTGAGAAGCAACTTCGTTCTTTGGATGATGGAATGGAAGATTATTTGAGCTTGGAGGACGATGTCTTAGCTCCTTTATGCTCTGACTCGTCTAAAGCCATTTTTGCTTATAATACTCCTGAATTCTGGCGCCAAATTAAAACTGCTGGGTCTGCCGTCCCTGCCAACTCTCTTTACCTTCAAAAAGCTTACCACGATGGCAGCCTTCCCAATCCTGATACTGAAGCTGAGATCATTCAGCCTGTTTTCATCCACCCATCTGCTACAGTTAGCCGTGGAGCCAAAATTGGTCCCAATGTGTTCATTGGCGCTCGTGTACATGTAGATGATGGTGCCCGTATTCGTAACTCCATTATTCAAGAAGACTGTGAGGTTTCCTCTCAAGCTGTTATTTTGCACTCTATTCTTTCTCGTAACTGCAAAATTGGTAAATGGTCTCGTGTAGAAGGATCCCCTACCTTGCCCAGCCAGCACTCTACTACCATCATGCGTAATCACGTTAAAGTACAGGCTATAACTGTGATGGGTGCCGATTGTCATGTTCATGATGAGGTTCGTGTTCAAAACTGCCTCGTTCTCCCTCATAAGGAGATCAAGGTTGGCTTGGTTGGAGAAATTGTCATGTAA
- the trm1 gene encoding tRNA (guanine-N2-)-methyltransferase Trm1 — MWKNYRALLGRVRNFTTANMSVNGAKVTEGSATILFNDPDEVFYNPVQQFNRDMSTTAIRTWAENRDEKAVLKAKHRQEIIEAHEKKDENEDKGKSENPSPSRSEETTAPAKNSENNTGTDGSSNVGFNVLEALSATGLRAIRYAKELPNVKKILANDLLARAVEAIDANVKRNDVSHIVVPNKGDANSVMHSFKNQYDVIDLDPYGTATPFLDSAVQSVANNGLLCITCTDSAVLAGNAYPEKCFSNYGGTSLRSDFCHEQAVRHLLYAIAAAAAKYGRAIKPMLSLSVDFYFRVFVQVETKPALVKDLHRQSALIYHCSGCGSNALQYMGKTVPGRIPGSTKYTNATGPPVAANCEHCGYVHHVGGPVWGGPLHDAEFVERMRKIAESLDEKTYGTKRRILGMLAVVAEELSDKPFYFIISQIASVLRAQSPPQSTFVSALLNAGYRASGSHAKSNAIKTDAPWSYIWDIMRAWVAEHPVNSSNIKPNSAGSMILKKECSSQVDFTLQPGAEFSSKKGGYTRYQMNPTENWGPKAKAGKRKIAETDGPAKE, encoded by the coding sequence ATGTGGAAAAATTATCGAGCTCTTCTAGGAAGGGTACGAAACTTCACCACTGCCAATATGTCGGTGAATGGAGCAAAGGTGACGGAAGGTTCTGCAACtatcctttttaatgatcCTGATGAGGTCTTTTACAATCCTGTTCAACAATTTAATCGCGATATGAGCACTACTGCCATTCGCACATGGGCAGAAAACCGCGACGAAAAAGCGGTGttgaaagcaaagcatCGTCAGGAAATCATCGAAGCacatgaaaaaaaggatgaaaatgaagataaAGGAAAGTCAGAAAATCCCTCTCCGTCCCGTAGTGAAGAAACTACTGCTCCTGCCAAAAACTCTGAAAATAATACTGGAACGGATGGGAGCAGTAACGTTGGATTTAACGTCTTAGAAGCATTGTCTGCTACTGGTTTGCGTGCCATTCGTTATGCTAAAGAATTACCCAAcgtaaaaaagattttagCAAACGACTTGCTTGCTCGTGCAGTCGAAGCTATCGATGCTAATGTTAAGCGCAACGATGTTTCTCACATCGTAGTTCCTAATAAAGGAGATGCAAATTCTGTTATGCATTCATTTAAGAATCAGTACGACGTGATTGACTTGGATCCTTATGGTACAGCTACTCCTTTCTTGGATTCAGCAGTACAGTCCGTCGCAAACAATGGTTTGCTTTGTATCACTTGTACAGACTCCGCTGTGCTTGCAGGCAATGCTTATCCAGAGAAGTGCTTCTCCAATTACGGCGGAACTTCACTACGGTCTGATTTCTGTCACGAACAGGCTGTCCGTCACCTTCTATATGCTATTGCTGCGGCAGCAGCTAAATATGGACGTGCTATTAAGCCTATGTTGTCTCTTAGTGTTGATTTCTACTTTCGTGTATTCGTGCAAGTAGAGACAAAACCAGCTCTTGTTAAGGATCTCCATAGACAGTCTGCACTCATTTATCACTGTTCGGGATGCGGAAGTAATGCCCTTCAGTATATGGGTAAGACGGTTCCGGGAAGGATACCTGGAAGTACGAAATACACAAATGCTACCGGTCCTCCGGTCGCCGCAAATTGTGAGCATTGTGGATATGTGCATCATGTGGGTGGTCCGGTTTGGGGAGGTCCCTTGCATGATGCAGAATTTGTCGAAAGGATGAGAAAGATTGCTGAAAgtttggatgaaaaaacaTATGGAACCAAACGCCGCATATTGGGAATGTTAGCAGTAGTCGCTGAAGAATTGTCTGATAAACCTTTCTACTTTATTATATCTCAAATTGCTAGTGTTCTACGTGCTCAATCACCTCCCCAGAGCACCTTTGTTTCTGCGTTGCTTAATGCAGGTTATCGTGCTTCTGGATCTCACGCAAAAAGTAACGCCATCAAAACGGATGCGCCATGGTCTTATATATGGGATATTATGAGAGCTTGGGTAGCGGAGCATCCGGTGAACTCTAGCAACATTAAGCCAAACTCTGCAGGTTCCATGattcttaaaaaagaatgttctTCTCAGGTTGATTTCACTTTACAGCCTGGTGCTGAGTTCTCCTCTAAAAAAGGCGGATACACTCGTTATCAAATGAACCCTACTGAAAATTGGGGTCCTAAGGCGAAAGCtggtaaaagaaaaatagcTGAAACAGACGGGCCAGCTAAGGAATAA
- the mrh5 gene encoding mitochondrial ATP-dependent RNA helicase Mrh5, whose amino-acid sequence MKINPLLFRTYWFHAIPQKFQFTCRRWASKHLKGNSNTWIVSENDIKKYSLEYKRQGESDLYMINQQHERSQVRYNKLPLHESVKQGISVNFPEIKYFTPVQIRILRAALMNRFPFMVRAWNGSVMSFYYQFLDKFTNETEHGCQVLIVVPNKNLAQQYQAWIEKLATGEPMQEPLQKISQILEVSLFGLEAIKRDLPFLLIADYKDLERLKGLNHPILDHILPNLKTIIFDESDLYIPTEGRQRRLAAPEPRIAATSLSSFIQLCRERSLSSRINKELSEVERQKKMKSGSWLPNLIFLSATNSYPCADFVGKKITNQLGIIGIHRKIPPYWNFNSTQKIQHLLIEVTKDQRTGSLRLEDIQYEYARNPNYYLSVGDSPLSYENIEVSADMFVESVRKTLAELYKDYRSRYAPRKNIFITIPREFDPSWFCKRYQRIGTTPLRSFECYPLKGEAIPESHKQKQIAYVVNASETRGLYVPEVGHVFHLWSTLSAASYLNISGRISYLNREGLVLNYLLPGFLKSRDFQKLNCSRSALLVLQRVGIRPKQFFET is encoded by the exons atgaaaataaatccTCTTTTGTTCAGGACTTACTGGTTTCATGCAATTCCCCAGAAATTTCAGTTTACTTGCCGAAGATGGGCGTCAAAGCATTTGAAAGGAAATAGCAATACCTGGATAGTCAGTGAAAatgatataaaaaaatattctctTGAATACAAACGGCAAGGGGAGAGTGATCTTTATATGATCAATCAACAGCATGAACGTTCGCAAGTGAGATATAATAAATTACCATTGCATGAAAGTGTGAAGCAAGGAATATCAGTTAATTTTcctgaaataaaatattttacaCCTGTCCAAATACGCATTCTACGTGCCGCTTTAATGAATCGCTTTCCTTTTATGGTACGCGCATGGAACGGGTCAG TAATGTCTTTTTATTACCAATTTTTGGACAAGTTTACCAATGAAACCGAGCATGGGTGTCAAGTTCTCATCGTGGtaccaaacaaaaatcttGCTCAGCAATACCAAGCGTGGATAGAAAAGCTTGCAACGGGGGAACCTATGCAAGAACCCCTACAAAAGATTTCACAGATTTTGGAGGTCTCCTTGTTTGGCCTTGAGGCAATCAAGCGAGACCTTCCGTTTCTACTCATTGCTGACTACAAAGATTTGGAACGCTTGAAAGGGTTGAACCATCCAATTTTGGACCACATCCTTCCAAATCTAAAGActattatttttgatgaatcGGACCTTTACATTCCAACGGAAGGGAGACAGCGTCGTTTAGCGGCTCCAGAGCCACGTATTGCGGCCACTTCACTCTCTTCTTTCATCCAGCTTTGCAGAGAACGCTCTTTGAGCTCGAGAATTAATAAAGAGCTTTCTGAGGTAGAACgccagaaaaaaatgaaaagcgGCAGCTGGTTGCCGAAtctcatttttttatctgCTACAAATTCTTATCCATGTGCTGATTTTGTTGGTAAGAAAATTACAAACCAACTCGGTATCATTGGGATCCATCGTAAAATTCCACCCTACTGGAATTTTAATTCCACGCAGAAGATACAACACTTGCTGATCGAAGTTACGAAAGATCAACGGACAGGTTCTCTGCGGCTTGAAGATATTCAATATGAGTATGCTAGAAACCCTAATTATTATTTGTCTGTTGGTGATTCACCCCTGTCTTATGAGAATATTGAAGTATCGGCTGACATGTTTGTCGAATCCGTTCGAAAAACTCTAGCTGAGCTCTACAAAGACTATCGTTCGAGATACGCTCctagaaaaaatatatttattacAATTCCAAGAGAGTTTGACCCATCATGGTTTTGCAAACGATATCAACGAATTGGTACGACTCCACTGCGATCATTTGAGTGCTATCCTCTTAAAGGGGAAGCCATTCCGGAGAGTCATAAGCAAAAGCAGATTGCTTATGTGGTAAATGCTTCTGAGACAAGAGGTCTCTATGTTCCTGAGGTAGGCCACGTATTTCACCTGTGGAGTACATTGTCGGCTGCTTCATATTTGAACATTTCTGGGAGAATTAGTTATTTAAATAGAGAAGGCCTGGTGCTTAACTACTTGTTACCGGGCTTTCTAAAAAGTCGggattttcaaaaactaaaTTGTTCCAGAAGCGCTCTGTTAGTGCTGCAACGTGTTGGTATTCGGCCtaaacaattttttgaaacataA
- the rns1 gene encoding exon junction complex subunit, RNA-binding protein Rns1 produces the protein MSSMYTERYTDYDRGRSGHSHRGPSPYERSMSRSSGYSYRSHSRGSYSSASPSSRSISRSPERAQTTVFVENLTRNVTREHIAEIFGIYGRVNSIHMPLYRKSKTNMGFCYIDYSYPNQAANAVDKMNNGELDGEELFLSLKRPERRNDRKRFSKVSDNSYRPNRFDNDLRYRRGRSPSSRSPRSLSRNHSRDSMDFSYSGNRR, from the exons ATGTCTTCAATGTACACGGAGCGATATACTGATTACGATCGAGGCCGTTCAGGCCATTCTCATAGAGGTCCTAGCCCTTATGAACGGTCAATGTCGCGGTCTTCAGGCTATTCCTATCGTTCCCACAGTCGTGGCTCTTATTCTTCAGCATCGCCATCTTCACGTTCCATCTCGCGTTCTCCTGAAAGGGCCCAAACTACC GTCTTTGTAGAGAATTTAACCCGGAATGTTACGCGTGAGCATATCGCAGAAATATTTGGAATTTATGGTAGAGTAAATTCAATTCATATGCCTCTCTACAGAAAAT CTAAAACAAACATGGGTTTCTGTTATATTGATTATTCTTATCCAAATCAGGCTGCGAATGCTGTTGATAAAATGAACAACGGTGAACTAGACGGCGAGGAGTTGTTTCTTTCCCTGAAGCGACCCGAGAGAAGAAATGACAGGAAAagattttccaaagtttcAGACAATTCTTACCGCCCAAATCGGTTTGACAATGATCTGCGCTACAGAAGGGGCAGAAGCCCTTCTTCACGTTCTCCAAGAAGTCTAAGTCGAAATCACAGTAGAGATTCTATGGACTTTTCTTACTCTGGAAACAG ACGTTAG
- a CDS encoding peroxisomal docking protein Pex14, whose amino-acid sequence MNQDLLKNAVEFLRQDSITNAPDAKKVEFLSSKGLNQDEIQNAIALAQSPMYNAMKNCSNSENTLTRDWRDWFIMGVISGGFAWSACTLVKKYLVPMLEPPSPNAYEEDKNALDRRFEEAEKTLDSLSETTKNLAEKTEKNQDDLDGALDDLEETLSTLRRDSDQRDREIARISHDVYTMSAKTLPQSLELIQKSQEEALKKLTEEVKQLQSLQQNLPTSSESLNGAAINTDNVKQVPNLQNASNEEEATSSLPEWQVSMRAQATDDVNFS is encoded by the exons ATGAATCAAGaccttttaaaaaatgccGTAGAGTTTTTAAGACAGGATTCAATCACGAATGCTCCCGACGCTAAAAAGGTTGAATTTTTGAGTTCTAAAGGTCTAAATCAGGACGAGATTCAAAATGCAATCGCATTAGCTCAAAGTCCTATGTATAACGCAATGAAAAACTGCTCAAATAGTGAAAACACGCTTACGAGGGACTGGAGAGATTGGTTTATTATGGGTGTAATTTCAGGCGGATTTGCGTGGTCTGCTTGCACGTTAGTAAAG AAATACCTTGTTCCCATGTTAGAGCCCCCAAGCCCTAATGCATATGAAGAAGACAAGAATGCGTTAGATCGTAGGTTTGAGGAAGCTGAGAAGACGCTAGATTCTTTGTCAGAAACGACTAAAAATCTCGCtgaaaaaacagaaaagaacCAGGATGATCTTGATGGTGCTTTAGATGACTTGGAAGAGACGCTCAGTACTTTGCGTCGCGACTCCGATCAGCGAGATCGAGAAATTGCAAGGATTTCTCATGATGTTTATACCATGAGCGCTAAAACCCTCCCACAATCTTTAGAATTAATCCAAAAATCACAAGAAGAAGCATTGAAGAAGCTTACTGAAGAAGTAAAGCAACTTCAATCTTTACAACAAAACCTTCCAACTTCATCAGAAAGTCTTAATGGTGCTGCAATCAATACAGACAACGTTAAGCAAGTGCCAAATCTCCAAAATGCGAGTAACGAAGAAGAGGCTACTTCTTCTCTACCCGAGTGGCAGGTGTCCATGCGCGCTCAAGCTACTGATGATGTGaacttttcataa